The sequence ATCGCCTTGCTTAAGCCCTTTTCACGCAAATATTCCACAGCCTTTTCTAAATCTCCCCCGCACTCCACAAGGGCTTTTTTGCAATCCATCATAGGTGCGTCTGTCATTTCCCTCAGCTGTTTAACTTGGGCGGCACTAACATTACTCATTTTCTACCCCCTCTTCTTGGGCAATTTCCTCCAAAATTTCCTCTTTCTCTACCTCGCTAGCTGCCTCCACATCTTCCGCCACTTCCTCGCTGCGTCCCACAAGCTCACGCCCCTCTGTGATCGCCTCTGCCATTTCTTTACAGAAAAGGCCGATGGAGCGGATCGCATCGTCATTGCCCGGGATCGGGTAATCCACCAAATCGGGGTCGCAATTTGTGTCTAAGGGGGCAATGATGGGAATACCTAAACGGCGTGCCTCAGCCACAGCGATTTTTTCCTTCACCACATCCACGATGAACATCATATCGGGCATTTTTTTCATGTGGCGTACCCCACCTAGATATTTTTCAAGCTTTTCTTTTTTGCGTAAAATCATCAGCTTTTCTTTCTTGGTGAGCAGGTCGATCTGCCCGCTGCTCTCCATTTCCTCCATGATTTCTAGCTTACGTACAGATTTTCTAATGGTGCTAAAGTTTGTGAGCATGCCGCCTAGCCAGCGGTAATTGACATAGGGGACATTGACTTGCATGGCGTATTCTTTGAGCGCATCGCTGGCTTGTTTTTTGGTACCCACAAACATGATCGTTTTGCCCTCTGCGCTCGCGTCCCTCACGATATTGTAGGTGTAGCGGAAGTAACGCAAGGTTTTTTGCAAGTCGATGATGTGGATGTTCTTACGCACCCCAAAGATAAAACGGGCTGTTTTGGGGTTCCAACGCCGTGTTTGGTGCCCGAAATGCACCCCACACTCTAATAAATCCTTCATTGTGATCATACTTAACTCCTTAAAGTTTGCCGCCACGCTCCCTAAAAACACTTTAAGGCGGGGCGTGTGTGATTTTGCATAAAGCAAGTGGCTATTCTAGCGTGAAAAGAATAAAGTTTAAATTAAGCCACACCCACTAAGGGGCATGGGGTGGCTAGACTAAAGCGGTTTAAGCGTGGGGGTGTCCGTGTGGATGTGCACCGTGCGGATGACCATGCGGATGCGCTCCTTGAGGATGTTCGCCATGCGGGTGCGCGCCGTGGGGGTTGCCCCTTGTGTGGGGGTTGCCCTTAGCCCCGACATAAGAGATATTGCCATGCGCATCGATGTCGTAAGCCTGCCCAAAACCTTTGACAAGGCGCCCTTTGACAAACTCTAATTTAATCAAGTGGAAGTCTTGCATGTGGCGGATGGTTTCTGGCCCCCTACCTTTGCCGTGCTTGGCTAAGAAGTTGTCATACACTCTATCAAACTCCTCGCCCCTCTCGATGAAGTGCAATTTTGTGCGGTAGCGTAAGCGTTTGCGTAAAATGGGCGATTTTGCACTCGCCTCGTCTTCTAAAAACATGATTTCTACATTTTCAGGGTGGGCTTTTAGGCTTTTGAAGTGCTCGGCAACTTCACTCACATAAATGTAAAAATGTTTGTGGTCGTGGTGTTCGTCAAAGAGAAGTGCGCTATAAGAGCAAATGACCTCGTTTTCAGGGCTAAGGCTGGCGATACACACACTGCTAAAGCTGTCCCTAAACTTCTCTAAATCCTCTTTGATCCCTTTGATGTCGGTGGTTTGTGGGATGGACTTACACAGATCAATGATGGCATCTTTGATGTCTTTCATTTCAGCCACTCTAGCGGGGTAGTCGATTTTTTGGATTTGCTCTGCTGCCCCCTCTTTGATTTTGTAGGCGATCTCAATAAACTCTGTTGTGGCGTTTTTTAAATGCACATCCACCGCGTCCTTAATTTGCCCGAATTTAGCGAGCAAGGCTTCCATGTCTTTGACATGATTGTCGTTCATGTGTTTTAAGATAAACTGCAAATCCATATAAAACTCCTTGTTGTTGTTAAAAGGCGTGCCATTATAACACTCTAAAGTTAATGAAATCTTATTTTTATAAAATAATGAGAAAGTATAGACCTAAACTTTAAGAATCACATTAAAATGGGTACAGAAAATGAGCATAGAGTTAGCAACTGCACTTATTGAGTGGATCATATGCACTTTCCTAACTAAAGCTGATAACTGCTTTCGTTGCAGCTTACAAACCTGATTTCAAAATCTTAAGATTCAATTCCACAAACAAAATGGAATGTAGGCAAATAGTCTAAATCACTTTACAATAATCTTCCATTTCCTTAACCTAGAGGCGTATTTTTTGGATGCTCAAAGAGTTATATAAAATTGATTTAGAACAAGATTTGGCCATGTAGTGCATATGATGAGCACTTTTGGCTGTGATGCATGCCACCTAAGTTAGTAGAGAGGATAGACAAGGCTTATCAAAAGTTTTTCAAAAAATAAGGCAGTGCGTCTAGATTAGATCTAAATAGGAAAATCTATTTAAAACTAGGGGCAATAAGAACAAGTATATCCACGCATAAAGACTAAATAGCGACTAAATTTAGAGACACATAAGAAGGATGTTGGTTTTTGTGGCCTGTAAAAAATCATTCTTAAAATTTTCATCACACCGCCATCCTATTGGCTTGCTCCGCTTGATCTATGGTTTGCCTGATTCGTTTAATAATTAAGACAGATATAACAGAGTGTAAAGGTAACACTTAGGAATTTTTAGTTAGAATATAAGTCGCATGGGCGGTGGTTGCTTTGGATCAAACCAAAGAGGAAAGTCCGAGCTACATAAGACGAGATTCCATTTAACGGATGGCTAGCGCAAGCTAAGGGAAAGTGCCACAGAAAATAACCGCTCTTTAAGAGTAAGGGTGAAAAGGTGGGGTAAGAGCCCACCGCGCCCCAAGCAATTGGGGTCGGCTTAGGTAAACCCAATCTGTAGCAAGAAGTGTATGGTAAAGTCTTTGATGAGGCACTTCGCAAGAGGTGGGTTGCAAAACCCATCCAAGATAAATAACCACCCTCGACAGAACTCGGCTTATGCCCATGCTTAAAGGATTGCATGCACCAAAGTGTTTTATTAGAAGAGGTTGTCGCTCTTTTTAAACCCCTAAGCCAAAAGCCACAACCTATTTTAATCGACTGCACTTTGGGTCTAGGTGGGCACAGCCTAGCCTTGTTGCAAGCCTACCCGAATTTACACATTGTCGGCATTGACAGAGATAAAGAGGCACAGGCTTTAGCCCTTGACAAACTTACCCCCTATGCTGAGCGTTTTACCCACAAACAAGGCAACTTCGCCCAGATTCTACCCACCCTACCCCCTCCACAAGGCATTTTGGCGGATTTGGGGGTGAGCTCTTTGCAACTAGATAACCCAAATAGGGGCTTTGGCTTTAACGCTCCGAGTTTAGACATGCGCATGGACACGGAGCAGAGTTTGGACGCATTTAAGGTGGTGAATCATTATAGCCTTTACGAGTTAGAACGGATGTTGCAGGTGGGCGAAGTGCGAGAATACAAAAAAATCGCCTCTCTCATCGTGCAGCAACGCCACAAACAGCCCTTCAATACAGCGCAGGATTTAGCAAACTTCTTAGCCAAGCACACCCACAGGGGCAAGTTGCACCCCGCCACTCTAGTTTTTCAAGCGATCCGTATGGAGGTGAATACCGAAATGCAAAACCTACAAGCTTTGTTAGAGTATTCTAAAACCTTGCAAGACACGCTTATGTGTGTCATCTCTTTTCACTCTTTAGAAGACAGGCAAGTTAAGCACGCCTTTAAAGAATACGCCAACATCTATGGCGACACGCTCACTAAAAAGCCCATTACCCCAAGCCCCACTGAAGTGCAACACAACCCCCGTGCGCGCAGTGCCAAAATGCGGGCTTTTCACTTTAAGGCTTTGTGATGGTGTCCTCCAAGCCCTTAGAACTTGAGAGCGAAGAACGCCGTCTGCGTGCCACAGACAAAGAGAAAGAAGCCCTATTTGCTGACAACAAAGAAGAGCAACAAGGGTTATCTGCTCCCACCTTAGTCGCTGTTTTCTCCACTTTCTTTATTGTTTTATTTCTCTTTGTGCCTAAGATTTACTTAAGTAACAACATTTACTACATGAGCCGCTCGATCCAAAAACTCCAAAGCCAAGAAGAGATTTTGCAAGAAGAGAAAAACCGCTTGCAGCTCGAGTTAGAAAAACAACGCTACAAATACAGCATTGAGAATATGCAATAAACTACCAAGTGATGTCCAAAAGATCTAGGCATATTTTGCTTCTGTACTGGTGTCTACCCAAACCTGTGATTTTTTGTTTTGGGCGTGCACAGGAGCGTTCTTTTGATCTTTTGGGGGCTTTTTCTAAGGGCAAAGATTTATAGTTTTTTTGCAAAGTGTAGGCCGTTTGTTGTTTTGGGTGTTGCTCGGGGGGCTCTGGTTCAAGCACAACCTGCACACTCTGGCGCGCACAGCACGCTAAAAACAAAGCCAACAAACTCAAGAGTATAGGCATTTTCTCGCACTCCAACATTACCGACCTTAGCACAGAAGGACAAATGGTTTTAAACAAATGTGTTCATTGCATTGTAAGCGTCTAGCATTTCATCTATAGTGTTTAAAATAATATCTTTGGCTTTGGCGTAAAAGACGGGCAAGTCGGCTTGTTTTAAGGGTAAGCACGCCACGAGCAGGTGCAAACACAAATGGGCGAGTGAGCCCTCTAGCAAAATCCCCACAAAGGGGTTTTCTTGCGTGGTTTTTACGCTAAAGGCATTGATTCGATCCACCAAAGCGTAGAGCTCCTTTTTGGTGCTTATGGGTGTGTTTAAAAGCTCTGCTAAAGTCTCTTTAAAGGCGTTGAAGCCCTCTATGGGTGGGCTTAGTTTCAGGGGCTTAAAGGCGTTTTTAATGCGCCTAATGGCTCTGTCTTTCTTGCCCCCCGTGAGCTTTAAATCCTGCGCCCTTAGGGGGGTGGTGTTCTCAATAAAAGCTCCACTAGAGAGATTGTAAACTTGGTTTTTGCCTTGTTTAAAGAGCTGCTCCATTTGTTTAGCTGAGAGCAGAAATAAGCCATCGCTAAAGACTTTGCTGTCACCAAAATTCGAGCGCACTTCTAGGGCATTTGGGGGGATAAAGGAGCTTTCTGTGCCATAGTATGAACCTTTGGCGTGTTTGGCTTGCCCCTCAATGTAGCCGCAATCCAGTCCGCATAAAATCAGGGTGTGGCTAAAGAGGCTGGCAAGTGCTGCCCCCGCATTGCCCACAAAGGGCGCGCTAAACTCCACGCTTAAATGCGGATCAAGGTAGGCACTCCAACTCCCCCCCCGCATGAACATATACGCCTCTTTAGCGTAGGCTAGGGCCTTAGGATTTAGCATATTGCCGCAGATTAAGGGCGTGTCCTCCAGTGGTGCGCTTTCTAAAACCTCTTTTAAATAGTCAATGCGCTCAATTTCAATTTGAAAATCCACAGATACCCCCGCCTTTTTGAGCACCTTTAAAGCCGTCCCACAGCTAAAAATTATCATTTTATCCCCATGCTCTTTTAAAAAGGGCAATAAGCCATCTAGGCTAGGACCATTACCCACGATACAAATAGGCAAGTCTATGGGCTTAATGCGTTTTGGGCGCAAGATCGGGGGGTTTGTTTGTAGGTTTTTTAAGGTGTTTGTAAAGCCCAGCATTTCATCCTCAAAGCTGCCCCACCCCCTAAGTGCGCTTTTTTTATGGGCGTAAAAACTTTGGGCTTGGGCTTTGGTGTCCTCGTTTTTATAGGGGTCAAATTCTAGGTGCAAAAAGCTATGGGTGATTTTTTTAGAAATAAAGATATGTTGCAAGACTTTTGGTTGCATTGTGCCTAGACTTAGAACGCACGCATTGGGTGGGGTTGCCTCAAACAAGCGGGCGTAATCGATGAAGTAACAACTGATACGCCACAAATCGGGGTGTTCTTCACATAAATACAAGGCGTGGAAAAACGCCCCTTGTTCTAAGAGTAAGGCTAACACCAGTCCGCCGGCTAGCCCATAAAAAATCGTGGGGGGGTAGAAGTTTGCGCCCAAGTGATAGGTTTTTATATTGGGGCTTAGATTTAAAAGGGCTTGGCAACCCTTGTTGGTTAAGGGCAGAGATTCAAGGGGACTTAGGGGAGTGATTTGGTTATCATCTAGCCGCCATTTGGGATTTGTAAGCGGGGCTTTTGCCCACTCTTTGGCAACGGATAACATTTGGTGTTGCCCCTCTATGCAAGCAAAAAGCAAGGAATGGTCGTTTAAATTGATGATATTAACCCCACCCGGATCGCTTAAGAGGTTATAGAGCGTGGGGGGTTTAAGAAGGGTGGCATAGAGCTTAGGCAGGTAGGCTTTAAAAAACCCTAAATTCCTCTCAAAGCACGCCCCCATCCTCTCTTCTGTGATCAACCCCTCCATTAGGGCTATTTTGCCACAATTTGTTTATATCCTCGGCTAGGATCAAAAACCAAAAAGCGTTTGGGGACATTGCGGTAACGGCTCAAGGCGCGGTTGAAGTCCTCAATGTTGCGCACGCTCACATTTTCAATTTGCATGATGACATCGCCCGCTCTAAAGCCCAAATCTTGCGCTTTAGAGTTGTCTTTCACCTCTTGCACCAAAACCCCATGGATTTCTTCAGGGATACGGGCTTCTTTGCGCAATTTGGGGGTTAGGGTCTCTACTTTAAGGCCGCTCAGTTGCCCGTGTGCACCCTCGTGGGCGGTGCTGGTTTCTTTTCTATTGGGGTTTTTGCGCTCGGTGAGGACTAGGCTCGTGGTGTATTCTTTTTTGTTGCGCATGTATTTGATCGTCACGCGTTGGTTGGGCGCCATAGAGCCGATCAAATTACGCAACTCGGCGGAGTTTTTCACCTTTTTGCCATTGACTTGCATGATCAAGTCCCAAATCATCAAGCCCGCTTTTTTAGCAGGGGAGTCTTTTTCAATGCTGATGACCACCGCCCCCTCTTGCCCGTTATAGCTGGATTGCAACTCGCTACTCACATCTTGGATACCCACGCCTAGATAACCTCTGTGGATGGTGCCGGTTTTGATGAGCTGGACGGCGATGTGTTTTACCGTGTTTGAGGGGATGGCAAAGCCCACGCCGTGGTTACCCCCCGTGCGCGATAAAATCGCCGTGTTGATCCCAACCAACCCGCCCCGACTATCAATGAGCGCACCCCCTGAGTTGCCCGGGTTGATCGCCGCATCTGTTTGGATAAAGTTTTCGTAATTGTTGATCCCAATACTGGTTTTATTGAGCGCAGAGATGATCCCTTGTGTTACGGTTTCGCCCACCCCAAAGGGGTTACCGATGGCAAAGACCAAATCCCCCACCATGAGATCACCGCTATCGGCAAACTGGATGGTAGGTAGATTTTCTTTATTGATTTTAATCACCGCCAAATCGCTGTCCGCGTCCTTACCCACTAAAGTTGCCACATACTCTTTATTGCTCCCGGGGATGGTGACAGAGATTTTATCCGCCCCATCGATGACATGGTTGTTTGTAACAATGTAGCCATCCTTAGAGATAATGACCCCACTGCCCAGCGCGCGCTCCACGCGATCTTTAGGCACAGAGTTATAAAGATCGCCAAAGAATTGTTGGAAAAAGGGATCGTTGAAAATCCCTCCACCCATGAAATTGCTTTTAATTTTTTTTTGTGTGGAGATATTCACCACTGCCTTGGTCGCCTCTTTTACGGAGTTGTGGTAAGAATAGATCGTGTTGATCCCATTGTGATCTGCGCCCACGCGGTTTTTCACCTCAGGCATGGTCTGTATCTTGATTGACCCCGCCCCCAGCCCCACGGCCAAAGCCACGCTTAATGCTATAAACCTCATCGCTGTCCTTTAAAAATAAGTATTTCTATTTAGTATAACCAAACTTTGTTTAAGCCTGCCCCCATCTATCCTTAGTCAGGTAGTAGCCCAAATAGCATAAAAGGGTGTAGCCAATGGTTAAATACGCCCCAATGCGCTGGTCTGGGTCCATATACGCCCCCACGACCCCCACAAGCGACCCACTAATGCCAATGAATTGGATCAAAGGCAAAAAGGGGGCGCGGTAAGGCAAGTCGTCTAAGGATTTGCCCGAAGCCACAAACTGCTTTCTAAAATTATACTGCGCCACGCTCACGCTGATCCACACAATGATCACGCTAAAACTGATGATGTTAATTAAAGATTCGATGATCTTTTCAGGGGCATAGGCTTGGGTGAGCATGCCAAGAAGCGTAAAGCCCATAGACAAATACATCGCGTAAACGGGGGTACCTTGTTTATTGAGTTTGGCAAAAATGGGGGGAAACATCTTTTTTTGTGCCAAACCATAAACCATGCGGCTAGAGGCATAGACCCCCGAATTAGCGGTGGATAAAATCGCCGTGATGATCACAAAATTCATCACATCGGCAGTGTAAGGAATCCCCGTGCCAAAAAAGGGCAAAGGGATACGCTCTAGGGTGCTGACAAAGGGGCTTTTGGCGATGCTCGAGTCGGTCATAGGCAAAAAAACAGAGATCACGATCACCGAACCTAAAAAGAAAAATACAATGCGCCACAAAGTCGCCTTGATGGCTTTAGGCATCGCCACACTCGGGTTTTTTGCTTCCCCTGCTGCCACGCCCACGATCTCTGTGCCCGTGTAGGCAAAGATCACGGCTAAAATCACCCCAAAGACCCCAGAAAGCCCCTTGGGGAAAAACCCCGCCTCTAATCCTAGGTTTGGGTTAGCTTTAGTGATGTAAAAATGATCCCATACATGGCTAAAGCCGTGCAGATAACTTTGGTAAACAATCCCCACCACCCCTAAGATAATGAAAATAAAGACGGCTAAAACTTTAATGGACGCTAAGAAAAACTCCCCCTCAGCAAAGACCCGCACCGAAAAGGCATTGAGTAAAAAAATCAGCACAATACAGCCCATGACAAAGTAATACACGGGCACATGGGGAAACCATCTTTGCATGAGAAGCCCCACGGCGATGTATTCCACCGCCACCGTGATGACCCAACCCACCCAATACATCCAAAAGACCATATACCCCGTAGCCGGTCCGATGAAACGGCTGGCATAATCGCCAAAGCTCCCGGTTGTGGGATAGACACTAGCCAACTCGCCCAAAGACAGAATAATGGAATAAACAATCACCCCGCCCACCATGTAGGCGATCAATGTCCCTAAAGGTCCAGCATTGGCGATATTGCCCCCCGTGCCGACAAATAGCCCTGTGCCGATTGTTCCGCCTAAGGCAATCATCAATAATTGCCGCACTTTAATGCCCCGTTCTAAATGCTCGCTTTCCACAAACTTCCTTTCAGCCCCCCTCTTCAAAACGCCGCCCACGCCGTTTTAAAACCGCCTTAAGAAAGAAAGCCACACACTCAAGTTTAAATAATGGGGGGGTAGAGCCGTGTAAAGAGGGCACATCAGACATACCACATGAGTTTAGCGCACACAATGATGAGAGCGCCTAGAATTAACACGGCTGGGTGGATGATGTTTCCAATGGGGTTTTTTTTGTTTAAAAATTTACAAGTTAAAGCGATCCCCACCATTGCAAAAATCCCACATGCAAAGCAAATTTTTAACATGAGAACTTTTTGAAAGGGGGTTTCAAAGTAACCCTTATCCCCCCCGATGTATTGGCTCACCATCATCCCCCCCGTGATCAAAAGCAACAACACACAAATGGGCATGATTTTAACCGCCCTCTGACCGATCCCCTGCTCCGCTTTGTTAGCAACCTCTTCCCCGTAAAGCTTTTTAACATTGGGCAAAATCACCACATCAAAGAACAAATAACCGATGAAAATCACCGCACAAAACAAGTGGACAATGAGGACATAAGGGTAAATCGCAGCCATGAGTAACCTTTAATCTAAATCAAAACTCCCATTATAGCCTAAGTTTGGCTAATGAAGCCCCACGCCCAAATACCGCCCCAAAACTTGCGTGCTCGATTGTAAGAATTTATCCAAGAGCCTTTCAAAGCGGTCTTTTTGCAGCCAAATGGGGGTTTTGACATGGCTTAAATCTTGCAAGGCTTGAATGGCTTGATTATAAGTGCCTATGTGGTCAATAAGGTGCAAATCCAGGGCTTCTTTGGCGTTAAAAATCTTGCCCTCGGCAAACTCGGGGGCGTTTTTGGAGTCTAACTTACGCGCTTTAGCCACATCGCTCACAAACATTTGATACTCTTGCGTGAGAAGTTTGTCTAAATATTGCTTCTCTTTGTCCGTCCAAGCGC is a genomic window of Helicobacter sp. NHP19-012 containing:
- the rpsB gene encoding 30S ribosomal protein S2 — encoded protein: MITMKDLLECGVHFGHQTRRWNPKTARFIFGVRKNIHIIDLQKTLRYFRYTYNIVRDASAEGKTIMFVGTKKQASDALKEYAMQVNVPYVNYRWLGGMLTNFSTIRKSVRKLEIMEEMESSGQIDLLTKKEKLMILRKKEKLEKYLGGVRHMKKMPDMMFIVDVVKEKIAVAEARRLGIPIIAPLDTNCDPDLVDYPIPGNDDAIRSIGLFCKEMAEAITEGRELVGRSEEVAEDVEAASEVEKEEILEEIAQEEGVENE
- a CDS encoding HugZ family heme oxygenase — protein: MDLQFILKHMNDNHVKDMEALLAKFGQIKDAVDVHLKNATTEFIEIAYKIKEGAAEQIQKIDYPARVAEMKDIKDAIIDLCKSIPQTTDIKGIKEDLEKFRDSFSSVCIASLSPENEVICSYSALLFDEHHDHKHFYIYVSEVAEHFKSLKAHPENVEIMFLEDEASAKSPILRKRLRYRTKLHFIERGEEFDRVYDNFLAKHGKGRGPETIRHMQDFHLIKLEFVKGRLVKGFGQAYDIDAHGNISYVGAKGNPHTRGNPHGAHPHGEHPQGAHPHGHPHGAHPHGHPHA
- the rsmH gene encoding 16S rRNA (cytosine(1402)-N(4))-methyltransferase RsmH is translated as MHQSVLLEEVVALFKPLSQKPQPILIDCTLGLGGHSLALLQAYPNLHIVGIDRDKEAQALALDKLTPYAERFTHKQGNFAQILPTLPPPQGILADLGVSSLQLDNPNRGFGFNAPSLDMRMDTEQSLDAFKVVNHYSLYELERMLQVGEVREYKKIASLIVQQRHKQPFNTAQDLANFLAKHTHRGKLHPATLVFQAIRMEVNTEMQNLQALLEYSKTLQDTLMCVISFHSLEDRQVKHAFKEYANIYGDTLTKKPITPSPTEVQHNPRARSAKMRAFHFKAL
- a CDS encoding motility associated factor glycosyltransferase family protein, whose protein sequence is MEGLITEERMGACFERNLGFFKAYLPKLYATLLKPPTLYNLLSDPGGVNIINLNDHSLLFACIEGQHQMLSVAKEWAKAPLTNPKWRLDDNQITPLSPLESLPLTNKGCQALLNLSPNIKTYHLGANFYPPTIFYGLAGGLVLALLLEQGAFFHALYLCEEHPDLWRISCYFIDYARLFEATPPNACVLSLGTMQPKVLQHIFISKKITHSFLHLEFDPYKNEDTKAQAQSFYAHKKSALRGWGSFEDEMLGFTNTLKNLQTNPPILRPKRIKPIDLPICIVGNGPSLDGLLPFLKEHGDKMIIFSCGTALKVLKKAGVSVDFQIEIERIDYLKEVLESAPLEDTPLICGNMLNPKALAYAKEAYMFMRGGSWSAYLDPHLSVEFSAPFVGNAGAALASLFSHTLILCGLDCGYIEGQAKHAKGSYYGTESSFIPPNALEVRSNFGDSKVFSDGLFLLSAKQMEQLFKQGKNQVYNLSSGAFIENTTPLRAQDLKLTGGKKDRAIRRIKNAFKPLKLSPPIEGFNAFKETLAELLNTPISTKKELYALVDRINAFSVKTTQENPFVGILLEGSLAHLCLHLLVACLPLKQADLPVFYAKAKDIILNTIDEMLDAYNAMNTFV
- a CDS encoding Do family serine endopeptidase, with translation MRFIALSVALAVGLGAGSIKIQTMPEVKNRVGADHNGINTIYSYHNSVKEATKAVVNISTQKKIKSNFMGGGIFNDPFFQQFFGDLYNSVPKDRVERALGSGVIISKDGYIVTNNHVIDGADKISVTIPGSNKEYVATLVGKDADSDLAVIKINKENLPTIQFADSGDLMVGDLVFAIGNPFGVGETVTQGIISALNKTSIGINNYENFIQTDAAINPGNSGGALIDSRGGLVGINTAILSRTGGNHGVGFAIPSNTVKHIAVQLIKTGTIHRGYLGVGIQDVSSELQSSYNGQEGAVVISIEKDSPAKKAGLMIWDLIMQVNGKKVKNSAELRNLIGSMAPNQRVTIKYMRNKKEYTTSLVLTERKNPNRKETSTAHEGAHGQLSGLKVETLTPKLRKEARIPEEIHGVLVQEVKDNSKAQDLGFRAGDVIMQIENVSVRNIEDFNRALSRYRNVPKRFLVFDPSRGYKQIVAK
- a CDS encoding amino acid permease; translated protein: MIALGGTIGTGLFVGTGGNIANAGPLGTLIAYMVGGVIVYSIILSLGELASVYPTTGSFGDYASRFIGPATGYMVFWMYWVGWVITVAVEYIAVGLLMQRWFPHVPVYYFVMGCIVLIFLLNAFSVRVFAEGEFFLASIKVLAVFIFIILGVVGIVYQSYLHGFSHVWDHFYITKANPNLGLEAGFFPKGLSGVFGVILAVIFAYTGTEIVGVAAGEAKNPSVAMPKAIKATLWRIVFFFLGSVIVISVFLPMTDSSIAKSPFVSTLERIPLPFFGTGIPYTADVMNFVIITAILSTANSGVYASSRMVYGLAQKKMFPPIFAKLNKQGTPVYAMYLSMGFTLLGMLTQAYAPEKIIESLINIISFSVIIVWISVSVAQYNFRKQFVASGKSLDDLPYRAPFLPLIQFIGISGSLVGVVGAYMDPDQRIGAYLTIGYTLLCYLGYYLTKDRWGQA
- a CDS encoding CopD family copper resistance protein, which gives rise to MAAIYPYVLIVHLFCAVIFIGYLFFDVVILPNVKKLYGEEVANKAEQGIGQRAVKIMPICVLLLLITGGMMVSQYIGGDKGYFETPFQKVLMLKICFACGIFAMVGIALTCKFLNKKNPIGNIIHPAVLILGALIIVCAKLMWYV